A window of the Streptomyces luomodiensis genome harbors these coding sequences:
- a CDS encoding McrC family protein, which yields MTVPVPVSEVTLREYGPAVSVPLGAGAGRALAASGILQSATPDPGRDGHWLLRAGSRVGAVRTPGGPVVRIVPKTPVSRLFFLLGFSLDPARAWRDSREGTVDTGAYDDVVPGLAHAVERQIDAALRQGVLQGYQEVEETALVVRGRIREAEQIRRHFGRTPPVEIIYDAYTADTAENRILRAAAERLLRLPGVPGPVRRRLAHQRVRLADALPLLPGQELPRWQPSRLNSRYQPALRLAEAVLRGSSPEHRLAGPEPLAVDGYLLDMNKLFEDFVTVALREAFREHGLTARLQDLHHLDTAGLVRMRPDLVVRTGDGRTPLAVVDAKYKVEKADGLLNADLYQALAYATVLGLREAHLVYAAGRQPERRHEVRGTAAGPDSQGMHLYQHSLDLSREPEQLLSAVRDVAGRLAWTASPS from the coding sequence GTGACCGTGCCCGTGCCCGTGAGCGAGGTGACGCTGCGCGAGTACGGGCCCGCCGTCTCCGTCCCGCTGGGCGCCGGGGCCGGGCGGGCCCTCGCCGCCTCCGGCATCCTGCAGAGCGCCACCCCGGATCCCGGCCGGGACGGGCACTGGCTGCTGCGGGCGGGCAGCCGGGTCGGCGCCGTGCGCACGCCCGGCGGACCGGTCGTGCGGATCGTGCCCAAGACCCCGGTGAGCCGGCTGTTCTTCCTGCTCGGGTTCAGCCTCGACCCGGCGCGCGCCTGGCGCGACAGCCGGGAGGGCACCGTCGACACCGGCGCCTACGATGACGTCGTCCCCGGGCTCGCGCACGCCGTGGAGCGGCAGATCGACGCGGCGCTGCGGCAGGGGGTCCTCCAGGGCTACCAGGAGGTCGAGGAGACCGCGCTGGTCGTGCGTGGCCGGATACGCGAGGCCGAGCAGATCCGGCGGCACTTCGGCCGTACGCCGCCCGTGGAGATCATCTACGACGCGTACACCGCTGACACCGCCGAGAACCGCATCCTGCGCGCCGCAGCCGAGCGGCTGCTGCGGCTGCCGGGCGTCCCCGGGCCCGTCCGGCGGCGCCTCGCTCACCAGCGCGTACGTCTGGCCGACGCCTTGCCGCTGTTACCGGGACAGGAACTGCCGAGGTGGCAGCCGTCCCGGCTCAACTCCCGCTACCAGCCCGCGCTGCGGCTCGCCGAGGCCGTCCTGCGCGGCTCCTCACCGGAACATCGGCTCGCCGGGCCGGAGCCGCTCGCCGTGGACGGCTACCTGCTCGACATGAACAAGCTGTTCGAGGACTTCGTCACCGTCGCCCTGCGCGAGGCCTTTCGCGAGCACGGTCTGACCGCGCGTCTCCAGGATCTCCACCACCTCGACACAGCGGGTCTCGTACGGATGCGCCCCGATCTCGTCGTGCGCACCGGGGACGGCCGCACCCCGCTCGCCGTGGTCGACGCCAAGTACAAGGTCGAGAAGGCCGACGGGCTCCTCAACGCCGACCTGTATCAGGCGCTCGCGTACGCCACCGTGCTGGGGCTGCGCGAGGCGCACCTGGTGTACGCCGCCGGACGGCAGCCCGAACGCCGCCACGAGGTGCGCGGGACGGCGGCGGGGCCGGACAGCCAAGGGATGCACCTGTACCAGCACAGTCTCGACCTCTCCCGCGAACCAGAACAACTCCTGTCGGCCGTCAGGGACGTCGCCGGACGGCTGGCGTGGACGGCGTCACCTTCGTGA
- a CDS encoding UvrD-helicase domain-containing protein, with translation MPRLAFAQSFWDGYETLEKPVRAGVRKAMAKFHTMSAAELNADKGLHLESVENARDRRMRTIRVTDFWRGVVLAPDDGSDVFLLVNVLPHDDAYTWAAKRLYSANSATRALEVRDAVALDELTPLYETAARTAPRLLFAHVSDGTLRELGIDDQVLRAARSLVDKAQLEAFATLLPEDQLEVLQYLAQGFSPEEVYRDVVAVRRPADAPAEPVEDLATVIANTSARIRLVTGGRELAEILEKPFAAWRIFLHPSQRRVAYRTSYGGPVQVTGGPGTGKTVAALHRVGHLLGRSADGRVLLTTYTNALAAGLREMLGLLLDGDEKLLARVDVTTVDAYAHAVVRATSAAPPKPIGDREQRQLWEKAVHQLGLPFTAQFLAQEYRHVVLGQNLRDLDAYLGASRRGRGTGLGPSRRREVWRGVERFEQLLHDRGETTHLRVCAHAAELLAGEPAPYAHVVVDEAQDLHPAQWRVLRAAVSPGPDDLFVTGDPHQRIYDSRVSLASLGIATAGRSFRLRVNYRSTEEILAWSARLLAPVTVDALEGEGTDSLAGYRSLLHGRRPQAQGYATRQQETEALVGRVRALLAEGLAPHEIGVCARFNLSLDAAEEKLKAAGIPVLRVKGQTTRGADGVRLATMHAMKGLEFRAVSVLGVSEGAVPFAREITPREADPLQHDADLLRERCLLFVACTRAREALSVTWSGTASPFLPRAA, from the coding sequence ATGCCCCGGCTCGCCTTCGCCCAAAGCTTCTGGGACGGCTACGAGACGTTGGAGAAGCCGGTGCGAGCCGGAGTACGCAAGGCCATGGCGAAATTCCACACCATGAGCGCCGCCGAACTCAACGCCGATAAGGGACTGCACCTGGAGTCCGTCGAGAACGCCCGTGACCGGCGGATGCGCACTATCCGCGTCACCGACTTCTGGCGGGGCGTCGTCCTCGCCCCCGACGACGGCAGCGATGTGTTCCTGCTGGTCAACGTTTTGCCGCACGACGACGCCTACACCTGGGCGGCGAAGCGTCTGTACAGCGCGAACTCCGCGACCCGGGCTCTGGAGGTACGCGACGCCGTCGCCCTGGACGAGCTGACACCGCTGTACGAGACGGCCGCGCGCACGGCTCCCCGACTGCTGTTCGCGCACGTCTCCGACGGCACGCTGCGCGAGCTGGGCATCGACGATCAGGTGCTGCGCGCCGCGCGCTCCCTGGTGGACAAGGCCCAGCTGGAAGCGTTCGCCACGCTCCTGCCGGAGGACCAGCTGGAGGTGTTGCAGTACCTCGCGCAGGGCTTCAGTCCGGAAGAGGTCTACCGCGATGTCGTCGCCGTCCGCCGGCCCGCCGACGCGCCTGCCGAGCCGGTCGAGGACCTGGCCACGGTCATCGCCAACACGTCCGCCCGTATCCGGCTGGTCACCGGGGGGCGGGAGCTGGCGGAGATCCTTGAGAAGCCGTTCGCGGCCTGGCGGATCTTCCTCCATCCCTCCCAGCGGCGTGTCGCCTACCGCACTTCCTACGGTGGCCCCGTCCAGGTCACCGGCGGCCCCGGGACGGGGAAGACGGTGGCCGCCCTGCACCGGGTGGGGCACCTGCTCGGCCGTTCCGCCGACGGCCGGGTCCTGCTCACCACGTACACCAACGCGCTGGCCGCCGGGCTACGTGAGATGCTCGGCCTGCTTCTCGACGGGGACGAGAAGCTGCTGGCCCGGGTCGATGTGACGACCGTCGACGCCTACGCGCACGCCGTCGTGCGCGCCACGTCGGCGGCCCCGCCCAAGCCCATCGGCGACCGGGAACAGCGGCAGCTGTGGGAGAAGGCCGTCCATCAGCTCGGCCTGCCGTTCACCGCCCAGTTCCTGGCTCAGGAGTACCGGCACGTCGTGCTCGGCCAGAACCTCCGCGATCTCGACGCCTACCTCGGCGCGAGCCGCCGCGGCCGCGGCACCGGCCTCGGCCCTTCGCGCCGCCGGGAGGTGTGGCGGGGCGTGGAGCGGTTCGAGCAGCTCCTGCACGACCGCGGCGAGACCACGCACCTGCGGGTCTGTGCCCACGCTGCGGAACTCCTCGCCGGTGAACCGGCCCCGTACGCCCATGTCGTCGTCGACGAGGCACAGGACCTGCACCCCGCACAGTGGCGTGTGCTGCGCGCCGCCGTGTCCCCCGGCCCCGACGACCTGTTCGTCACCGGTGACCCGCACCAGCGGATCTACGATTCCCGAGTGTCGCTCGCCTCCTTGGGCATCGCCACGGCCGGCCGCAGCTTCCGGTTGCGCGTCAACTACCGCTCCACCGAGGAGATACTCGCCTGGTCGGCGCGGCTCCTCGCGCCCGTCACCGTCGACGCACTCGAAGGCGAGGGGACGGACTCGCTGGCCGGATACCGCTCGCTGCTGCACGGGCGCCGACCCCAGGCGCAGGGGTACGCGACCCGGCAGCAGGAGACCGAGGCCCTGGTGGGCCGGGTACGGGCGCTGCTCGCCGAAGGCCTCGCACCGCATGAGATCGGCGTGTGCGCGCGCTTCAACCTCTCCCTGGACGCGGCCGAGGAGAAGCTGAAGGCCGCCGGCATCCCGGTGCTGCGGGTCAAGGGGCAGACCACGCGGGGAGCGGATGGGGTACGGCTGGCGACGATGCACGCGATGAAGGGGCTGGAGTTCCGGGCGGTCTCCGTCCTCGGGGTCAGTGAGGGCGCTGTCCCGTTCGCCCGTGAGATCACCCCGCGCGAGGCGGACCCACTGCAGCACGACGCCGACCTGCTCCGGGAACGCTGCCTCCTCTTCGTCGCCTGTACGCGCGCCCGCGAAGCCCTGAGCGTGACGTGGAGCGGGACCGCGAGCCCGTTTCTGCCGCGCGCCGCCTGA